One Verrucomicrobiales bacterium DNA window includes the following coding sequences:
- a CDS encoding TonB-dependent receptor produces the protein MNPPRLSRICSLALFGWVALMGLSGQLAAQNSVGASSSTNGVRAIAIQGTNWWIAPAGAADWVMASTRMPQDIRPGDRLRTGRNTRLFLQTPHLGVIQIPPLSTLEIAPSPSTNEVTWLRLLKGMLYFFHRGSPTDVEVHTRSASAAIRGTEFVAEAREDGGLVIRVVDGRVDLSNDQGKLLLEAGEGGEAVPGQKPQRTPVIYSLNVIQWCLYYPIVLDADELLLTEAEVRLLAGSLAAYRSGDLLRALEQYPEGREPESDREQVYLAALLLATGQVAPSETLLDRRTLSSPTSDRTARLAGALRLMQAAVRSGSRPASSAGAPELASEWLAESYYQQSIGKLGPARDAAQAAALRSTGFGPAWIRLAELEFGHGRSAEAGKALRRGLSHSPRHAAAFVLQGFQLCAQEKVSGALEQFEHALTLDPGLGNAWLGRGLCRIQQGSIREGLEDLEVAAAVEPQRALLRSYLGKAFAAAGDRRRAELEFSLAKSLDPNDPTAWLYAALLDQEQGRINEGIRELETSKQLNEGRRLYRSRHLLDEDQAVRGANLSALYRDAGFQDLSRREAVDAVNSDYANYSAHLFLANSYHELRDPGQVDLRYETPWFGEYLVANLLAPAAAGTLSQTVSAQEFSRLFERDGLGFSSLTEYRSNGEWTQSAAQYGLLGSSAYSLEEDYRSSPGQRPNNDLEQLTVSLKLKQQFGPNDSLFLQTVYYDASGGDLGRVYDPSNGALFRSQYRFEEKQEPLIFAGYHHRWSPGQHTLVTAGRLHDEVNASDPAQPVLLVSKNLANEVTGTLLTSVDQRYRSKQETLSAELQHIAQLDSWTFIGGARAQEGDFDTWSRQENLADQAAALPVPLEQRVDPGLHRWSGYGYAQWQVDDALRLLGGVTYDYLESPSNFRFAPVLRDEQTQEQWSPKAGFLWNITSASRLRGAYTRSLGGVSLDQSYRLEPSQVAGFAQAWRGLIPDSVVGSQSGGRVDMGSLEWDHRFATETYVAVRGELARSRLSRQVGVFDLNFLAEPSSTLEELDFREASLIVTVNQLVGENVALGTQYRLSNARLDDQFPQIPGSVPHFFPPYQLRPRQELESLLHQVQLFAVINHDSGFFGRVESVLFAQSNQGYEPALPGDTFWQFNVHAGYRFPNRRAEVRLGLLNLADRDYRLNPLNLSAELPRERTFVASLRLSF, from the coding sequence ATGAACCCGCCTCGCCTCAGTCGAATCTGCTCCCTGGCTCTCTTCGGCTGGGTTGCGCTGATGGGCCTGAGCGGGCAGCTGGCGGCGCAGAACTCGGTGGGGGCATCCTCCTCAACGAATGGGGTGAGGGCCATCGCGATCCAGGGCACAAACTGGTGGATCGCTCCCGCGGGTGCGGCTGACTGGGTAATGGCCTCGACTCGCATGCCGCAGGACATCCGTCCCGGCGACCGCTTGCGCACGGGTCGCAACACGCGTCTCTTTCTCCAGACCCCGCATCTGGGGGTGATTCAAATTCCCCCGCTCAGCACCCTCGAGATCGCCCCCTCGCCGTCGACGAATGAGGTCACCTGGTTGAGACTATTGAAGGGAATGCTCTACTTTTTCCATCGAGGTTCGCCCACGGACGTGGAGGTGCACACCCGGAGCGCTTCGGCGGCGATTCGCGGAACGGAGTTCGTGGCGGAGGCCCGCGAGGATGGCGGCCTGGTGATCCGAGTTGTCGATGGACGGGTCGACCTGAGCAATGACCAAGGCAAGTTGCTCTTGGAAGCGGGGGAGGGTGGAGAGGCTGTCCCCGGGCAGAAGCCCCAACGGACCCCGGTCATCTACTCCCTCAACGTAATCCAGTGGTGTCTCTATTATCCGATCGTGCTGGATGCCGATGAGTTGCTCCTTACCGAGGCGGAAGTCCGTTTGTTAGCTGGTTCTTTAGCTGCGTATCGCAGCGGTGATCTGCTCCGCGCCCTCGAACAATATCCTGAGGGACGCGAGCCGGAGTCGGATAGGGAGCAGGTCTATTTGGCGGCGCTGCTGTTGGCGACCGGCCAGGTGGCGCCCAGTGAAACCCTGCTCGATCGAAGGACCCTGTCATCCCCGACTTCGGACCGGACAGCCCGTTTGGCCGGTGCACTTCGGCTCATGCAGGCGGCGGTTCGCTCAGGATCAAGGCCGGCATCATCGGCCGGCGCACCTGAACTCGCCAGCGAGTGGCTGGCGGAGTCGTACTATCAGCAGTCGATTGGAAAACTGGGCCCAGCCCGCGACGCGGCGCAAGCCGCTGCTCTTCGTTCCACCGGGTTCGGTCCGGCTTGGATCCGTCTGGCCGAACTGGAATTTGGCCATGGCCGAAGCGCCGAGGCGGGTAAGGCGCTCCGCCGCGGCTTGTCGCACTCTCCTCGTCACGCCGCTGCCTTCGTTTTGCAGGGCTTTCAGCTGTGTGCTCAGGAAAAGGTGTCGGGTGCCCTGGAGCAGTTCGAACATGCATTGACACTGGACCCAGGGTTGGGAAACGCCTGGCTGGGACGCGGGTTGTGTCGGATTCAGCAGGGGAGCATCCGCGAAGGCCTGGAAGACTTGGAGGTGGCCGCCGCGGTCGAACCTCAACGCGCCCTGCTGCGAAGCTATCTCGGCAAAGCGTTCGCGGCCGCCGGCGATCGGCGACGGGCGGAGCTTGAGTTCTCACTGGCCAAATCATTGGATCCGAATGATCCGACGGCCTGGCTCTACGCCGCTCTTCTCGACCAGGAACAGGGACGCATCAATGAAGGCATTCGTGAGCTTGAGACCTCGAAGCAGCTTAACGAGGGACGACGACTCTACCGATCCCGTCATCTGCTCGACGAGGACCAGGCGGTGCGGGGTGCGAACCTGAGCGCGCTGTACCGCGATGCCGGCTTCCAGGATCTCAGTCGTCGGGAGGCGGTGGATGCAGTCAACAGCGACTACGCCAACTATTCGGCACACCTCTTCCTGGCCAATAGCTATCACGAATTACGCGATCCCGGTCAGGTGGATCTCCGTTACGAAACGCCTTGGTTTGGCGAATACCTGGTGGCGAATCTTCTGGCGCCAGCTGCCGCCGGAACGCTTTCCCAAACCGTTTCGGCTCAGGAGTTCTCCCGGCTCTTTGAGCGCGACGGGTTGGGCTTTTCGTCGCTGACGGAGTATCGGAGCAACGGAGAATGGACTCAGAGCGCGGCTCAGTATGGTTTGCTGGGGAGTTCGGCGTACTCATTGGAAGAGGATTACCGGAGCAGCCCGGGTCAGCGCCCCAACAATGATCTGGAGCAGCTGACGGTGTCGTTGAAGCTCAAGCAACAGTTCGGGCCGAACGACTCTCTTTTTCTGCAAACGGTCTACTACGATGCCAGCGGGGGAGATTTGGGGCGTGTCTATGATCCGTCGAATGGGGCGCTGTTTCGGTCACAATATCGATTTGAAGAGAAGCAGGAGCCTTTGATCTTTGCCGGATATCACCATCGGTGGAGTCCCGGGCAGCACACTCTGGTCACCGCCGGCCGACTTCACGACGAGGTGAACGCATCGGATCCGGCGCAGCCCGTCTTGCTGGTGTCCAAGAATCTGGCTAACGAGGTGACAGGCACGCTGTTGACGAGCGTTGATCAGCGCTATCGAAGCAAGCAGGAAACCCTGAGCGCCGAGCTGCAGCACATTGCGCAGCTGGATTCATGGACGTTCATCGGGGGCGCGCGGGCGCAAGAGGGAGACTTCGATACCTGGAGCCGCCAAGAAAACCTCGCGGATCAGGCGGCGGCGCTGCCGGTGCCTCTCGAGCAGCGGGTCGACCCGGGCCTTCATCGGTGGAGCGGGTATGGTTATGCTCAGTGGCAGGTCGACGATGCGTTGCGCCTGTTGGGAGGCGTGACCTATGACTATTTGGAGTCCCCGAGCAATTTCCGCTTCGCTCCCGTGTTGCGTGACGAGCAGACTCAGGAGCAATGGTCTCCCAAGGCGGGCTTTCTGTGGAACATCACGTCGGCCTCACGGCTTCGCGGGGCCTACACGCGTTCTTTAGGCGGGGTGAGCCTTGATCAGAGCTACCGCTTGGAGCCATCGCAAGTCGCGGGTTTTGCGCAAGCGTGGCGGGGCCTGATACCCGACTCCGTGGTGGGAAGCCAATCCGGGGGGCGTGTGGACATGGGATCCTTGGAATGGGATCACCGGTTTGCCACGGAAACCTATGTCGCCGTTCGTGGGGAATTGGCGCGATCCCGCTTGAGCCGTCAGGTGGGGGTATTCGACTTAAACTTTCTGGCGGAGCCGTCGAGCACCTTGGAGGAGTTGGATTTTCGGGAGGCCAGTTTGATCGTCACGGTGAACCAATTGGTGGGGGAGAACGTGGCCCTCGGCACGCAGTATCGGCTGAGCAACGCCCGCTTGGACGATCAGTTCCCGCAGATACCAGGGTCGGTGCCTCATTTTTTTCCGCCGTATCAGCTTCGGCCGCGTCAGGAGTTGGAGAGTCTTCTGCATCAAGTGCAGCTGTTCGCGGTGATCAATCACGACTCCGGATTTTTCGGAAGAGTGGAGTCGGTGCTGTTCGCCCAAAGCAATCAGGGCTATGAGCCCGCCTTGCCCGGAGACACGTTCTGGCAGTTCAATGTGCACGCCGGATATCGTTTTCCGAATCGTCGGGCGGAGGTCCGGCTGGGACTGTTGAATCTGGCGGATCGGGACTATCGGCTCAATCCATTGAACCTGTCGGCCGAGTTGCCCCGCGAGCGCACCTTCGTCGCGAGTTTGAGGCTGAGCTTTTGA
- a CDS encoding autotransporter-associated beta strand repeat-containing protein, whose amino-acid sequence MRPILPLYRTARTILGLLAALNTTTSLTAGEHRWTGADNFTQNFSSPLNWENGSVPGVNEQNVRLVFPSFASGTSPIQNIAGLKIDQIDIQGGGYTFYGVAGSKLTLRGTTDALFASVGALFHSSLEVEVENQAEIEVNFNHSITIQGRISGAGGLRKTGLGGLEFMGASPNTYAGETSVHAGTLRLNKNAGVTAVPGDLEVGDGSGGNDVDIVRLLQDNQISNTSAITVNSAGYLNFNNNDDTVGAITLQGGRIGTGTGVLFMNGGVTTLASLESSLIEGRIDLGVRGKTFAVANGLASQDLIVSARISGGILVGFSKNGAGSMTLSASNTFSGPLSLNQGTLNALNNWAFGSTNAGTTVAEGATLSLGTIQVPAEPLALSGTGVADRGALEAFDSSAIWDGPINLVTDATINIASGVTCYLRGRIEGPGGFTKVGEGDLRLTGDQANTYLGDTAVLGGTLTVSKIANLVSIPGRLVVGHDTQPAPFPRDTVKVMSNHQIANSAPIEIHNSGSLEFEGVSEAIASLDFTGGRMEVDGGTVTMLGNIHCSAPANSMAFITGSGVFSMGAQSRIISVDAHSGLAITAAIAGSSGIGFLKQGEGILDLRAANTYSGITTVEAGRVLVTGPDGNLGGNAQGTIVAPGAQLAISWVQLGEDLVLSGDAENGRPSFAVHGDCTWAGDIALGGATNTIDIQTVRLIASGVISGGGTLRLRGHKVNEAPTLAWLSGTLANTYTGATVCESVALRLSKLPGQNAIPGPLFLLAPADASQAPCRAILTLPNQIADNAPITLLDGAVFDAGDINETIGPVHLDHATLMTTNGVLTLNGDVTVAATPSSYIRGNLSLGPVSRTFNVSGKVGGAMEFYLMAKVSGTSINAGLVKTGSGEVNVSGNNSYAGATLIQQGGMRLTHNNALGSGAHGTLVSSGAVLQLWNDITIAQEVLTLNGTGIGGEIYNAALISMAGVTNVWAGPVVLASGSAIKMENPGDRLILSGVVSGAGTLWKRGQGTLEFAGSNANTHEADVIVEQGELALNKTAALAVAGGLIIGDGAGGANSDVARLLQANQIGDTVPVAVLGSGLLHLNNFSDAIGSLVGSGAVNTLFATLTVGGANTDTTFSGLIGGVGFVTLTKTGTGELTLLGNNPYTGKTIINNGKLVIDGLQAGSAVEVNPLGTLGGTGSVGPVTAFIGADIVPGHSPGILRTKGFILDDNVAVHIELEGSQPGTGYDQIDVTGSVLVTLAQLRVTNAPSFKSAVGDQFVIIKNDGNDAVSGEFVGMPQNSTFVLNGMLFRISYHGGDGNDVVLTHVNTPPSLAGLNITANSPEGSLVHISAQIKDPDLADGFILMVSWGDGTPAQQFEFAPGTTDFNVSHAYADDNPTSTSADAYLIDYTLHDSSDPGAFGNHIVTIANVAPVVNAGADVKIAKETTFNASGSFTDAGVNDTWVATVDYGDGSGLQPLALNPDKTFVLSHAYTETGSFTVTVRVNDDDSGQGVDTLLVNVAESQAAPVLKIAPGPGNGRVTVSWPLAAVGFELESTTDLNSGVWTKVPFTPADELAEKVVIVPKSESTLFFRLVKQ is encoded by the coding sequence ATGAGACCAATACTCCCCCTCTACAGAACCGCGAGGACCATCCTCGGCCTGCTGGCGGCACTCAACACGACGACATCGCTCACCGCAGGCGAACATCGATGGACCGGTGCCGACAACTTCACCCAGAACTTTAGCTCTCCGCTCAACTGGGAGAACGGCAGCGTGCCCGGCGTCAACGAGCAAAACGTGCGATTGGTCTTTCCCTCATTTGCGAGTGGAACCAGCCCCATCCAAAACATCGCCGGCTTGAAGATCGACCAAATCGATATTCAGGGCGGAGGTTACACTTTCTATGGTGTGGCCGGGTCGAAGCTGACGCTCCGCGGCACTACCGATGCGCTTTTCGCCAGCGTCGGCGCACTTTTCCACAGCAGCCTCGAGGTCGAAGTGGAAAATCAGGCCGAGATTGAGGTGAACTTTAATCACTCGATCACGATTCAAGGCCGCATCTCCGGCGCGGGCGGCCTACGCAAAACGGGATTAGGCGGGCTGGAGTTCATGGGAGCGAGCCCGAACACCTATGCTGGGGAAACCTCGGTACATGCCGGAACGCTGCGCTTGAACAAGAACGCCGGCGTGACGGCCGTGCCCGGCGATCTGGAAGTGGGCGACGGTTCCGGCGGCAACGATGTCGATATCGTGCGCCTGCTGCAGGACAACCAGATCAGCAACACTTCCGCAATCACGGTCAATTCGGCCGGATACCTGAACTTCAACAACAACGACGATACGGTCGGAGCCATCACCCTGCAGGGTGGCCGCATCGGGACCGGCACGGGGGTGCTGTTCATGAACGGGGGTGTCACGACACTCGCATCCCTCGAATCATCCCTGATCGAGGGTCGAATTGACCTCGGCGTGCGGGGAAAAACCTTTGCCGTCGCCAATGGTCTGGCCTCCCAGGACCTCATCGTTTCGGCGCGCATCAGCGGAGGAATCCTCGTCGGGTTCAGCAAGAACGGAGCAGGTTCGATGACCTTGAGCGCCAGCAACACATTCTCCGGACCGTTGAGCCTCAACCAGGGCACGCTCAATGCATTGAACAACTGGGCGTTCGGTAGCACCAATGCCGGAACAACTGTCGCCGAGGGAGCGACGCTTTCACTCGGTACTATCCAAGTGCCCGCGGAGCCTCTGGCACTCAGCGGAACGGGCGTTGCCGACAGAGGCGCGCTTGAGGCTTTCGACAGTTCAGCGATTTGGGACGGGCCGATCAACCTCGTCACCGATGCAACCATCAACATCGCCTCCGGGGTGACATGTTATCTGCGCGGTCGCATCGAGGGTCCCGGCGGTTTCACGAAGGTGGGCGAAGGCGACCTGCGCCTCACCGGCGACCAGGCAAACACCTACTTGGGAGACACAGCCGTGCTCGGTGGCACGCTCACCGTAAGCAAGATCGCGAACCTGGTGTCGATTCCGGGCCGGCTGGTCGTCGGCCACGACACTCAGCCCGCGCCGTTCCCTCGCGACACCGTCAAGGTGATGAGCAACCATCAGATTGCCAACAGTGCCCCGATCGAAATTCACAACTCGGGCTCGCTGGAGTTTGAAGGGGTGTCGGAGGCGATCGCGTCGCTCGACTTCACCGGCGGCCGGATGGAGGTGGATGGCGGAACGGTGACGATGCTTGGCAACATTCACTGCTCTGCACCCGCGAACAGCATGGCGTTCATCACCGGCAGCGGCGTGTTCTCGATGGGCGCTCAGTCGCGGATTATCTCCGTAGACGCTCATTCAGGCCTCGCCATCACGGCAGCCATCGCCGGCAGCTCCGGCATCGGGTTCCTGAAACAGGGCGAAGGCATTCTCGACCTGCGCGCGGCCAATACCTACTCCGGCATCACTACCGTCGAAGCGGGTCGGGTGCTGGTGACGGGACCGGATGGCAATCTCGGCGGGAACGCGCAGGGTACGATCGTTGCGCCGGGCGCACAGCTGGCCATTAGCTGGGTGCAACTCGGTGAAGACCTTGTTCTCAGCGGAGACGCTGAGAACGGTCGTCCCAGCTTCGCCGTTCATGGCGACTGCACCTGGGCGGGGGACATCGCTCTCGGCGGTGCAACGAACACCATTGATATCCAGACGGTGCGGTTGATCGCCAGCGGCGTGATCAGCGGCGGCGGCACGCTCCGCCTGCGCGGCCACAAGGTGAATGAGGCGCCGACGCTGGCCTGGCTGAGCGGCACCTTGGCGAATACCTACACGGGTGCGACCGTGTGCGAATCAGTCGCGCTTCGGCTGAGCAAGCTGCCAGGTCAGAACGCGATTCCAGGCCCGCTCTTCCTGCTCGCTCCAGCAGACGCGAGTCAGGCTCCCTGCCGGGCGATCCTCACTCTCCCGAACCAGATCGCCGACAATGCTCCCATCACCCTCCTCGACGGCGCTGTGTTTGACGCGGGCGATATCAACGAAACGATCGGCCCGGTGCACCTTGATCACGCCACTCTCATGACGACGAACGGCGTGCTGACCTTGAACGGCGACGTGACGGTGGCGGCGACCCCGTCATCCTACATCCGGGGAAACCTCTCACTAGGGCCGGTGAGCCGAACGTTCAACGTGTCGGGCAAGGTCGGTGGGGCGATGGAGTTCTATCTGATGGCCAAGGTGTCCGGAACCAGCATCAATGCCGGCCTCGTGAAGACGGGTTCGGGCGAAGTCAACGTGTCGGGCAACAACTCCTATGCGGGAGCCACCCTGATCCAGCAGGGAGGCATGCGTCTGACCCACAACAACGCGCTCGGGTCGGGTGCGCACGGGACTTTGGTAAGTTCCGGCGCCGTGCTTCAATTGTGGAACGATATCACAATCGCCCAGGAAGTCTTGACGCTGAACGGCACCGGAATCGGTGGCGAGATCTACAACGCGGCGCTGATTTCCATGGCCGGAGTCACCAACGTGTGGGCCGGGCCGGTCGTTCTCGCTTCGGGTTCGGCCATCAAGATGGAGAACCCAGGCGATAGGCTGATTCTTTCCGGAGTGGTCAGCGGGGCAGGAACGTTGTGGAAGCGCGGTCAGGGGACTCTGGAGTTCGCCGGGTCGAACGCCAACACCCATGAAGCGGATGTGATCGTCGAACAGGGGGAACTGGCGCTGAACAAAACCGCCGCTCTTGCGGTCGCCGGCGGTCTGATCATCGGCGATGGTGCCGGCGGCGCGAACAGCGATGTGGCGCGTCTGCTGCAGGCAAATCAAATCGGAGACACCGTCCCGGTCGCGGTGCTGGGCAGCGGCCTGCTCCATCTCAACAACTTTAGCGACGCCATCGGGTCCCTCGTCGGCAGCGGCGCAGTGAACACGCTGTTCGCCACCCTCACAGTGGGCGGCGCCAACACGGACACGACGTTCAGCGGGCTGATTGGCGGGGTTGGTTTCGTGACATTGACCAAGACCGGGACAGGCGAGCTGACTCTGCTCGGCAATAATCCCTACACGGGCAAAACGATCATCAACAACGGCAAGCTCGTGATCGACGGCCTCCAGGCGGGCAGTGCGGTGGAGGTGAATCCGCTGGGCACGCTGGGCGGCACCGGCTCGGTCGGCCCTGTTACCGCGTTCATCGGTGCAGACATCGTCCCCGGACACAGTCCCGGCATTCTGCGCACGAAAGGATTCATCCTTGATGACAACGTCGCTGTGCATATCGAGCTTGAAGGCAGTCAGCCCGGCACCGGCTACGATCAGATCGACGTGACCGGATCGGTCCTCGTCACGCTGGCGCAGTTGCGGGTGACGAACGCTCCGAGCTTCAAGTCGGCCGTGGGAGATCAGTTCGTCATTATCAAGAATGACGGGAACGACGCGGTGTCCGGTGAGTTCGTCGGAATGCCGCAGAACAGCACGTTCGTGCTGAACGGTATGCTTTTCCGAATCAGCTACCACGGCGGCGACGGGAATGACGTGGTATTGACCCATGTGAACACCCCGCCGTCGCTCGCCGGACTGAACATCACGGCCAACAGCCCCGAAGGAAGCCTGGTGCACATCAGCGCCCAGATCAAGGATCCGGACCTCGCCGATGGATTCATCCTGATGGTGAGCTGGGGAGACGGCACCCCGGCCCAGCAGTTCGAGTTCGCGCCGGGCACCACCGACTTCAACGTTTCGCATGCCTATGCGGATGACAATCCGACGAGCACGTCGGCCGACGCGTATCTCATCGACTACACACTCCACGACAGCAGCGACCCGGGTGCGTTTGGAAACCACATCGTGACCATCGCGAACGTGGCACCGGTGGTGAACGCCGGCGCCGACGTGAAGATCGCCAAGGAAACGACGTTCAACGCCAGCGGCAGCTTCACGGACGCCGGGGTGAACGACACCTGGGTAGCCACGGTTGATTACGGCGATGGTTCCGGCCTGCAACCGCTCGCGCTGAACCCGGACAAGACCTTCGTCCTCAGCCACGCCTACACCGAGACAGGCAGTTTCACGGTTACCGTTCGTGTGAACGACGATGACTCCGGCCAGGGTGTCGACACACTCTTGGTCAATGTCGCCGAGTCTCAGGCGGCACCCGTGCTAAAGATTGCTCCCGGACCAGGCAATGGTCGGGTGACGGTGTCGTGGCCGTTGGCTGCGGTTGGGTTCGAACTCGAATCAACCACCGATCTGAACAGCGGGGTGTGGACCAAGGTCCCGTTCACGCCAGCGGATGAATTGGCCGAGAAGGTCGTAATCGTGCCTAAGAGCGAGTCCACCCTGTTCTTCCGCTTGGTGAAGCAATAG
- the proC gene encoding pyrroline-5-carboxylate reductase, whose protein sequence is MPPHMKIGFLGAGKMATALAKGFLQSRILEASGLTASDIEPAARAHFAQETGARMLERNVDVVRASNIVILAVKPNQVEALLAEIKSAFKPGQLLISIAAGITIAKLEGGLAPKARVIRVMPNTPALVGASATGFSLGKAATSEDAALAQRLFEAVGIAFQVKEDLLNAVTGLSGSGPAYVYLMIEALSDGGVAAGLPRDVSTRLAAQTLLGGARMVLETGLHPGALKDMVTSPGGTTIEGIHRLEQAGVRGALMTAVRAAADKAKQLG, encoded by the coding sequence ATGCCTCCTCACATGAAAATCGGATTCCTCGGCGCCGGAAAAATGGCCACTGCTCTGGCCAAGGGATTTCTTCAATCCCGGATCCTAGAAGCCAGCGGACTGACAGCGAGCGATATTGAGCCCGCTGCGCGGGCGCACTTTGCTCAGGAAACCGGAGCGAGAATGCTCGAGCGCAATGTGGACGTGGTTCGGGCGAGCAACATTGTCATTCTCGCCGTGAAGCCAAACCAGGTCGAGGCGCTGCTTGCCGAGATCAAGTCGGCGTTTAAGCCCGGCCAGCTGCTGATCTCCATCGCGGCGGGGATCACCATCGCGAAGCTGGAAGGGGGGCTGGCTCCCAAAGCGCGCGTGATCCGAGTGATGCCGAACACCCCCGCCTTGGTGGGCGCCTCGGCCACCGGATTTTCCCTTGGCAAGGCCGCCACCTCCGAGGATGCGGCATTGGCGCAGAGGCTTTTCGAAGCGGTCGGGATTGCCTTCCAGGTGAAGGAGGACCTGCTCAACGCCGTGACGGGGTTGAGCGGCAGCGGTCCCGCCTACGTTTATCTCATGATTGAGGCGCTCAGCGATGGAGGAGTGGCGGCAGGACTCCCGCGCGACGTTTCCACCCGACTCGCCGCCCAGACCCTGCTCGGCGGGGCGCGGATGGTCCTGGAAACCGGGCTTCATCCGGGAGCTCTCAAAGACATGGTCACCAGTCCGGGAGGGACCACCATCGAGGGGATTCACCGTCTGGAGCAGGCTGGCGTTCGAGGGGCATTGATGACTGCGGTTCGAGCGGCCGCCGATAAAGCGAAGCAACTAGGATGA
- a CDS encoding AI-2E family transporter translates to MNPTERQARLLWTSVTALALGILVALIGLLFWGLGWIANQLSSVLLPLAVAGVLAFILDPLVDVFENRTKSRIAAIWLVFALAILLVIALGSTVLPRLVTEIQSFGAQVPVYVMKVRDRLDAFITHPPQWLPSGLLGPIPAPVAPAGSTNEPSMSTLPEVGSALSPTNSVSTAVSAAELGSADALSGRRHINLSSELFSWTARALPQLGSWMLDQVSRAASVAGFLAGLALVPVYLFYFLLEKRGIQGRWRDFLPLRESHLRDEVAFVLGSINDCLIVFFRGQVLVAFCVGAILTIGFAMIGLNYALLLGVLAGVLGIVPYLGVAASLIPAVAIAIAQFGDWTHPLAVLGIFAIAQLLEGFVISPKIIGDRVGLHPLTIIIAVMVGTTLLGGILGGVLAIPLTAVLRTIMFRYVWVAHPRKESEATQAG, encoded by the coding sequence ATGAATCCGACCGAACGACAGGCACGGTTGCTGTGGACCTCGGTCACAGCGTTGGCCCTGGGGATTCTGGTCGCCCTGATCGGCCTGCTGTTCTGGGGCCTGGGATGGATCGCCAACCAGCTGTCCTCCGTGCTGCTGCCGCTCGCGGTCGCCGGCGTGCTCGCGTTTATCCTCGATCCACTGGTGGACGTTTTTGAAAATCGGACCAAGTCCCGTATTGCTGCCATTTGGTTGGTGTTCGCGCTCGCCATCCTGCTGGTGATCGCTCTGGGCAGCACCGTGCTGCCTCGACTGGTGACTGAGATTCAATCCTTTGGCGCCCAGGTCCCGGTTTATGTGATGAAGGTGCGTGACCGCTTGGACGCCTTTATCACGCATCCGCCCCAGTGGTTGCCCAGTGGGTTACTCGGCCCGATTCCCGCACCGGTCGCTCCCGCGGGATCGACCAACGAGCCATCGATGAGCACCCTTCCTGAGGTCGGGTCGGCATTATCTCCAACAAACTCCGTTTCTACCGCAGTCAGCGCCGCGGAGTTGGGTTCTGCCGACGCCCTCAGCGGTCGCCGACATATCAATCTCAGCAGCGAGCTTTTTTCATGGACGGCACGGGCGCTGCCCCAATTGGGATCCTGGATGTTGGATCAGGTATCTCGGGCGGCGTCGGTGGCCGGCTTTTTGGCGGGGCTGGCCCTTGTGCCGGTTTATCTCTTCTACTTCCTTTTGGAGAAGCGTGGGATTCAAGGTCGTTGGCGTGATTTTTTGCCCCTTCGGGAGTCCCATTTGCGCGACGAGGTCGCGTTCGTGCTTGGATCCATCAATGACTGCTTAATCGTTTTTTTCCGGGGACAAGTGCTGGTGGCGTTTTGTGTGGGGGCGATTCTTACGATTGGGTTTGCGATGATCGGGCTCAACTACGCTCTCCTTCTCGGCGTATTGGCGGGGGTGTTGGGCATTGTTCCCTACTTGGGAGTGGCTGCCAGTCTCATCCCGGCGGTGGCGATCGCGATAGCGCAATTCGGTGATTGGACGCACCCGCTGGCCGTCCTGGGCATTTTCGCGATCGCTCAGCTGCTGGAGGGTTTCGTGATCTCTCCTAAGATTATCGGCGATCGTGTCGGACTGCACCCCTTGACCATCATCATTGCCGTCATGGTGGGCACCACGCTGCTCGGGGGAATATTGGGTGGCGTGTTAGCGATCCCGCTGACCGCGGTGCTTCGCACGATTATGTTTCGCTATGTCTGGGTGGCGCACCCAAGAAAAGAGTCGGAGGCCACGCAGGCGGGGTAG